Part of the Pyrobaculum calidifontis JCM 11548 genome, GCAAGGGCGGCGGCTCTCTTGTTTTTCAGATTGGTCAAGGCGGCGAGAAGTCCGATGGAGCTTGCTACGCCTAATAAGGCCACGCCGATTTGGCCGAGTAGTGTGGTAGATATGTTCTCCCTCGACCCGGTCATAATTGCGTTTACTCTCTCCGACGTTGCCTGTGGGTTGGCCAGGGCGTAGAGGATTACGTCTGCCACGAGCATTGCGAGTGCGAGTAAAACGGTGTAGAAGACTGCGTTTGAGAACCGTTTCTCAATCATATTAGCCCCAGCCCCATCAAGCCCCTTGTCACCAGTGGTGCCGCGGCGATGAGCATTACGCTTATGACGACGAGTCTAATGACCCTGGCCTTAGCCTTGAGGGCGAGTCTTGCGCCTATGTTGGACCCTATGGCGACTCCGACTAGGGCTGGGGCTAGCACCAGAGGTGTTGCGACTCCCTCGTGGACGTAGGCCCAGAGGCCGGGCGCGTTGGCCACTATGAAGGTGGATGTAGATGTGGCGACGGCGATTTTTATTGGCAATCCCGTTATTAGGTTTAGGACTGGGACTAGGGCCCACCCGGCGCCTAGGCCAAAGGCGCCGCCTATGAGTCCTACTCCGAAAAGCGCAAATGCGGTGGGGAGTAGCCTCTGCGCGGTGTACGAAACCTCCTCGCCTGTGGCGGGGTCTTTAAAGGCTCCGTACAGCCCTAGGCGTCTCGACCACCCGCTGGCCTCGCTTTTTACCTCACGGGGTTTTACAGTAAGCATTATCAATACTATGAAGAAGAGTAAGACGCCAAGGGTCAGCCTTATGATGGCTTCCCCAGCCTTGCCGAGCGATTTGACTACGTGTATGCCGACTAGGGCCCCTGTAACTACCCCCAGCGACATGAAGAGCGAGGTGAATAAGACTAAGTTAAGTCTCGCCGCGCCGGCGAGAAAGTACTTTCTGCCGCCGAAGGCGGACGTGGTCATCGTCAGCGCCAGGCCCGCCGCTCTGATTACTGTGGTGTCCATTTGAGTGAAGGCGAGCATGAGCGGCGTAAATACCACGCCTCCCCCTACCCCGGCCATTGCGGCCACTACGCCTATGACTAAAGACGCGACGAAGAGAAGCCCTTCAAATATTACGACGTCCATATCCCCCGGAGCTTCCACACAACTTGAAAAATCACGACGGAGTCCAACGGCATGCCACTTCGGTGAGGACTCTTTTTAAGTGTTATTGCCTGGGAGAGATTAATATTTATGTTGAACGAAGTAGAGACGTGGCGCGTGCCAAGTTGCTCATGAAGGCGGGCATGGGGGCAACCTTCGGCGTCTGGATCACTATCCCCCACCCCGAGGTGGTGGAGATTCTCTCCAATCTCCCCTTTGACTGGTTTATGTTCGACATGGAGCACGCCCCCATCACTGTGGAGAAGCTGGAGACCATGCTTATGCCGCTTAGGGGGAGCGACATTGTCCCACTGGCAAGGGTGCCGTGGAACGACCCCGTGGAGATTAAACGCGTGCTCGACCTGGGAGTGGCCGGGGTCCTCGTGCCGTGGGTTAACACTAGGGAAGAGGCAGAGCGCGCGGTTAAGGCGGTGCGCTATCCGCCGTGGGGCATAAGGGGAGTGGGGCCTCGGCGGAGCGTCATGTACGGCTTCGCAGACGTGGTAAAGTACTACAAGGAGTGGGACGAGAACTACGTCTTGCTGGTCCAAGTGGAGACGGCGGAGGCCGTGGAAAACGTTGAAGAAATCGCGTCGGTGGAGGGCGTCACCGGCCTCTTCGTGGGGCCCAACGACCTCTCGGCCTCCCTGGGCGCGTTTAGAGATTTTAAAAACCCCAAGTTCACCGCGGCGCTTGAAAGAGTGTTGGCCGCGGCCAAGAGCCGGGGCAAGCTGGCCGGAGTCATGACGTACAGCCCCGAGGAGGCGGCGAGGATGGTGGAGATGGGGTTCAACTTCGTGGCTCTTTCACACGACGTGAAGTACTTGGTGGAGGGGGCAAAAGCCTTTCTTAGAGTTAAGGAGCTACTCGGGCGGCGGTAGGTACTCCTTCTCCTTGGCGGCCATCTGCTTTATCTCCTCGAGTCTCGAAAACACCTCGTCCCACACCTCGCGTCCCGTGGACTTGTGCTTGGCCACTGCCTCAAACACCGCCTTTCTAAAGGCCACGGGGACGTCCTCTATGTAGCCCCTGCTGTCTACTCTCGCGGCGGGGAACTCCGAGAGTATCCTCTTGGCCACGTCCTCTGGCACTTCGAAGTCCAGAGTCTTGACTCTGCCGCCGAAGCTGGACTTTATCAACGACTCCAGCGGAGTGCCCTTGATTCTCTCAAGCCGCTTTTCGTCTAATACCAGGGCGAATTTGTACGTCATAGCTCCACCTCCAGTTGCTCTTCTTTAAGTTTTAAGTAGCGGTCTGTCACGAAGGGGTAGCCGTACACCTTCCACCACTTCACAATCACGTCGAATACCTCGGGCCTCATTATTATGGGCGGCGGCCTGAGGCCCTCCATTATTATGCCGCGGATAAAGGAGCCGCTGAACTTCTCAGGCTTGTCTCCCACAAGCGGCTTGTCTAAGTCGCTCCCGTAGTAGGTAATCTCGTCGGCCTTGGGGCTATAGGCGAATTCGCCCAAGTTGACTGGGAGGATCTTGAACCCCTTGTCTGTCTCATGCGGAGGCTCGTTTAGGCCGTAGCTGGGGAGGCCCTTGGTCCAGAGTATCTGCGTGGCGTAGGGGTCGTAGTAGTCGCCCACGGCGGCGTGGTCGCGGCCGAACATGTGGTGAGTGCAGCCGAGGTTCTGCCTAATCACTGCGTGGAGCAGGGACTCCAGTGGGTTGCCGTACCTCATGTCCCACAGAGTCATGGTGACCACATGCCTGTCGGGGTGGAAGTAGCCGAACTTGTTGAGGGCCTCGTGGGCCTCGAGGATGGCCTCGTCCAAGTAGTCGCCGGGCCTCTTGGCGCCTATAATGGCGTTTACCAGCACCGCGTCTCCCGGCCTAGTGGCCCCCGCGACGAAGAGCGCGTGCTTCATAAGGGCCTCGTGGCCCCGGTGGGGCACGTTGCGCGTCTGGTGCGCCACAACGATGGTCCACCCCTTCTGCCTTATGTACTCCCTGGACTTCTGCGGTGGGTACCAGAACCTGTCGTAGGGCTGTCTAAACTTCGGCGGATTTACCACGTAGACCCTCCCAGCGACGAAGTTGGGTTTCAACTGTCTGTATATCAGCCAGCCTGG contains:
- a CDS encoding sulfite exporter TauE/SafE family protein is translated as MDVVIFEGLLFVASLVIGVVAAMAGVGGGVVFTPLMLAFTQMDTTVIRAAGLALTMTTSAFGGRKYFLAGAARLNLVLFTSLFMSLGVVTGALVGIHVVKSLGKAGEAIIRLTLGVLLFFIVLIMLTVKPREVKSEASGWSRRLGLYGAFKDPATGEEVSYTAQRLLPTAFALFGVGLIGGAFGLGAGWALVPVLNLITGLPIKIAVATSTSTFIVANAPGLWAYVHEGVATPLVLAPALVGVAIGSNIGARLALKAKARVIRLVVISVMLIAAAPLVTRGLMGLGLI
- a CDS encoding HpcH/HpaI aldolase family protein: MARAKLLMKAGMGATFGVWITIPHPEVVEILSNLPFDWFMFDMEHAPITVEKLETMLMPLRGSDIVPLARVPWNDPVEIKRVLDLGVAGVLVPWVNTREEAERAVKAVRYPPWGIRGVGPRRSVMYGFADVVKYYKEWDENYVLLVQVETAEAVENVEEIASVEGVTGLFVGPNDLSASLGAFRDFKNPKFTAALERVLAAAKSRGKLAGVMTYSPEEAARMVEMGFNFVALSHDVKYLVEGAKAFLRVKELLGRR
- a CDS encoding DUF6955 family protein, with amino-acid sequence MTYKFALVLDEKRLERIKGTPLESLIKSSFGGRVKTLDFEVPEDVAKRILSEFPAARVDSRGYIEDVPVAFRKAVFEAVAKHKSTGREVWDEVFSRLEEIKQMAAKEKEYLPPPE
- the sat gene encoding sulfate adenylyltransferase, translated to MKFETPPPHGGRLVYNVVEDRDKAAKMVEGLPCVDIKPTLDPAGTPIRNVYREIMSIAYGFFSPLDRFMTRNEVERVLEERRLLDGWIFPYPIVLDLSDEDLKAAGVKEGDGLCLRLKGRPFAVVERIEEIYRVEDRKTFADRVFGTPERNKEVVRKRFDEKHPGWLIYRQLKPNFVAGRVYVVNPPKFRQPYDRFWYPPQKSREYIRQKGWTIVVAHQTRNVPHRGHEALMKHALFVAGATRPGDAVLVNAIIGAKRPGDYLDEAILEAHEALNKFGYFHPDRHVVTMTLWDMRYGNPLESLLHAVIRQNLGCTHHMFGRDHAAVGDYYDPYATQILWTKGLPSYGLNEPPHETDKGFKILPVNLGEFAYSPKADEITYYGSDLDKPLVGDKPEKFSGSFIRGIIMEGLRPPPIIMRPEVFDVIVKWWKVYGYPFVTDRYLKLKEEQLEVEL